Proteins encoded in a region of the Ranitomeya imitator isolate aRanImi1 chromosome 9, aRanImi1.pri, whole genome shotgun sequence genome:
- the LOC138649616 gene encoding piggyBac transposable element-derived protein 4-like, with protein sequence MEWKIDDFSNPLHDEVKNLLLDDEGDPALTEDLGEESDIESQDEVEECQGDSGTEQDGEETDEDEQDTDNPYYLGKDKKTKWSKKPPKKIRESDNILTRLPEVIGSAKNARTAVECWNNLFTDILDIIVRCTNQYIDAIKDKFSGEGDVRPTDEIEVRAFIGLLYLAGAYRGNCQSLEELWGTEGDGIPKFSLVMNLKRFKTLLRCLRFDDRTTRTHRKESDRLAAIRDVFEKFVGNCQNSYLPGENVTIDEMLPGFRGRCAFRQHIPSKPNKYGIKLFALVDARMIYTVNMEIYAGKQPTGPFCISNKPREVVKRLAEPLFGSGRNITADNWFSDFDLIDDLRMQKLSYVGTVRKNNKQLPPNFVNVKGKKQYRSMFGFNDGKVLVSYIPREKKNVILVSSLHDDDAIDPGSGVQKKPEVITFYNLTKSGVDTLDQMCAAYSVSRNTKRWPMVIFFTMLNVGGINSQVIYLGNQLQPLRRRVYLKTLANELVSGELRRRTTGIHSSLEDRIKRYLSKDDLEKSPPKRRRCTTCTTETGHRRLSNYECHKCHNACCLSHADMICQPCFSLCQCVSSAELLTSQSE encoded by the coding sequence ATGGAGTGGAAAATCGATGATTTCTCTAACCCCCTTCATGATGAAGTGAAGAATCTGCTGTTGGATGATGAGGGAGACCCCGCACTTACTGAAGATTTAGGGGAAGAGAGTGACATTGAATCTCAAGATGAGGTTGAAGAATGTCAAGGCGATTCaggaacagagcaagatggtgaggaGACTGATGAAGATGAACAAGATACAGATAACCCCTATTATTTGGGAAAAGATAAAAAGACCAAGTGGAGCAAGAAGCCGCCCAAGAAAATTAGGGAATCTGACAACATTCTCACTCGCCTTCCTGAAGTTATAGGAAGTGCTAAGAATGCTAGAACTGCAGTTGAATGTTGGAATAATTTATTCACTGACATTCTGGACATTATTGTTAGATGCACAAACCAATATATTGACGCCATCAAGGACAAATTTTCCGGAGAGGGAGACGTCAGACCCACAGATGAAATTGAAGTCCGGGCTTTCATTGGCTTGTTGTACCTAGCAGGAGCATACAGGGGGAATtgtcaaagtttggaggaactttggggaacAGAAGGTGACGGCATTCCAAAATTTAGCCTTGTGATGAATCTCAAACGATTCAAGACCTTGCTACGTTGCCTGCGTTTTGACGACCGGACTACCCGGACCCATCGAAAAGAATCTGACCGGCTTGCTGCAATTCGTGATGTGTttgaaaaatttgtcggaaattgtcAAAATAGCTATCTCCCTGGGGAGAACGTCACCATTGACGAAATGCTTccaggttttcgtggtagatgtgctttTCGGCAACACATACCATCAAAACCAAACAAATATGGTATAAAACTTTTTGCACTTGTTGACGCCAGGATGATTTATACAGTGAACATGGAAATTTATGCTGGAAAACAGCCAACGGGTCCTTTCTGTATCAGCAACAAGCCAAGGGAAGTGGTGaagagactggctgaacccttatttggatctggtcgcaatattacagctgataaTTGGTTTTCTGACTTTGATCTTATCGATGATTTGAGAATGCAGAAGCTGTCGTATGTCGGAACTgtcagaaaaaataataaacagttGCCCCCAAATTTTGTAAATGTAAAAGGGAAAAAACAATACAGGAGTATGTTTGGCTTCAATGATGGGAAGGTTTTGGTGTCATACATTCCGCGTGAGAAGAAAAACGTGATTCTTGTCTCTTCGCTGCATGATGATGACGCCATTGATCCTGGGTCCGGAGTACAAAAGAAACCAGAGGTGATCACTTTTTATAATTTAACCAAAAGTGGCGTTGATACTTTAGATCAAATGTGCGCCGCTTACAGCGTTAGCCGAAACACCaagcgctggccaatggtcatcttCTTTACGATGTTGAATGTGGGTGGTATCAATTCCCAAGTGATTTACCTCGGCAATCAACTACAACCACTGCGTAGACGAGTGTACCTGAAAACATTGGCTAACGAACTGGTGAGTGGAGAGCTACGCCGAAGAACTACTGGAATCCACTCTAGCCTGGAAGACCGGATAAAAAGATATCTCTCCAAAGACGATCTAGAAAAATCACCTCCCAAAAGACGTAGATGCACCACATGCACCACGGAAACTGGTCACCGAAGGTTGTCAAATTATGAATGCCACAAATGTCACAACGCGTGCTGCCTGTCCCATGCAGATATGATCTGCCAACCTTGCTTTTCTCTCTGCCAATGTGTGTCATCTGCTGAACTTTTGACGTCTCAATCTGAGTGA